A single window of Coriobacteriia bacterium DNA harbors:
- a CDS encoding V-type ATP synthase subunit F, which produces MYKLVVLTDADTADGFRLAGVDVEVMESPEMTRSRLASLLDDDATGIIAVHERLMTAVDERIQRKIDSIYRPIVVSLPIREKLEIGEDHRAYLSRLIRRAIGFDITLRRG; this is translated from the coding sequence TTGTATAAGCTCGTCGTTCTCACCGATGCCGACACGGCTGACGGGTTCCGACTCGCAGGAGTCGATGTCGAGGTAATGGAGTCACCCGAGATGACCCGTTCTCGGCTAGCGTCACTGCTCGACGATGATGCCACCGGCATCATCGCGGTTCATGAGCGCTTGATGACCGCAGTCGATGAACGGATCCAAAGGAAGATCGATTCGATATACCGGCCGATCGTGGTCTCCCTGCCGATCAGGGAGAAGCTTGAGATAGGTGAGGACCACCGGGCCTACCTCTCAAGGCTCATCAGGCGAGCGATCGGCTTCGATATCACGCTGAGGCGGGGATGA
- a CDS encoding V-type ATPase subunit has protein sequence MSKAVVTAGNTTVPETDAGYANARLRGMRSHLLPHAFYERLIELPDVATTVKTLMETEYQTDLEGEVVHGFTSDVIDEALRVNMVRAYRKVLSFVDPKARKLLSTLLGRWDVFNIKTILRGAHNHVSLDEIKSNFFPAGYLGEDELEALTRFDDVRAVIDTMAMWGLPYAAPLRQFYPEYARDNDLAPLELALDRQYAEWASSRLTGNAVDVSVARRILGLQIDTANLVMVFRLLKADAESANASRYFLEGGRVVRKDLFLELAKLSDVDEVLDRLKRTVYASALDAAALRYLENASIPVFERALEEMLMRTALQSSIRDPQGVGVAIAYLYGKQNEITNLRIIVKGKAVGMPADRVREELILV, from the coding sequence ATGAGCAAGGCTGTCGTCACGGCAGGCAACACGACGGTCCCCGAGACCGACGCGGGGTATGCAAACGCACGCCTTCGAGGCATGCGTTCGCATCTCTTGCCGCACGCGTTTTACGAGCGTTTGATCGAGCTGCCGGACGTCGCCACGACCGTCAAGACCCTCATGGAGACCGAGTACCAAACTGATCTCGAGGGCGAGGTGGTCCACGGTTTCACCTCCGACGTCATCGATGAAGCGCTTCGAGTGAACATGGTGCGGGCGTACCGCAAAGTGTTGTCCTTTGTGGATCCGAAGGCGCGCAAGCTGCTTTCGACACTGCTCGGTCGCTGGGACGTCTTCAACATCAAGACGATCCTGCGTGGGGCGCACAACCATGTGTCACTGGACGAGATCAAGTCGAACTTCTTCCCGGCCGGCTATCTCGGCGAGGACGAGCTCGAGGCGCTCACTCGTTTCGACGACGTACGCGCGGTCATCGACACGATGGCGATGTGGGGCTTGCCCTACGCTGCGCCGCTGCGTCAGTTCTACCCGGAGTATGCGCGAGACAACGACTTGGCGCCTCTCGAGTTGGCGCTGGACCGGCAGTACGCCGAGTGGGCCTCAAGCCGGCTCACAGGCAATGCTGTGGACGTGTCCGTTGCACGGCGCATCTTGGGGCTGCAGATCGACACGGCGAACCTCGTCATGGTGTTCCGCCTCTTGAAGGCAGACGCCGAGTCCGCCAACGCGAGTAGGTACTTTCTCGAGGGCGGACGTGTAGTTCGCAAGGACCTCTTCTTGGAACTTGCGAAGCTCTCCGACGTGGATGAGGTGCTCGATCGTCTCAAGAGGACTGTGTACGCTTCCGCGCTGGACGCCGCTGCCCTGCGCTACCTCGAGAACGCTTCGATTCCCGTGTTCGAGCGTGCTCTTGAAGAGATGCTCATGCGAACAGCGCTCCAGTCGAGCATTCGCGACCCCCAAGGGGTCGGAGTCGCCATCGCGTATCTCTACGGCAAGCAGAACGAGATCACCAACTTGCGCATCATCGTCAAAGGTAAGGCCGTCGGTATGCCGGCGGACCGGGTGAGGGAGGAGCTGATCCTTGTATAA
- a CDS encoding V-type ATP synthase subunit E: protein MAIEDILRALDEQAQADSEAVLEEAREHARLIVEEGKREAEQIHDRFTRQAESVSNAAAAKTVNAARLESKMIVSSVKGDAVVAVFDAALAKLSESRSSGTYEQLFLALAKEALEGLEGAVTIEVAPADAALASRAAEAAGLSATIDPTLQTAGGLVVEAFDGRIVRRNTLEDRLDRTRQMLQADVAKVLFS, encoded by the coding sequence ATGGCCATCGAAGACATCCTGAGAGCGCTGGACGAGCAAGCGCAGGCTGACTCCGAAGCCGTTCTCGAAGAGGCGCGCGAGCATGCGCGGCTCATCGTCGAGGAGGGCAAGCGGGAGGCCGAACAGATTCACGACCGCTTCACTCGTCAGGCCGAAAGTGTCTCAAATGCAGCAGCCGCCAAGACGGTCAACGCAGCGCGTCTTGAGTCGAAGATGATCGTGTCATCCGTCAAGGGCGATGCCGTCGTTGCGGTGTTCGATGCCGCGCTCGCGAAGCTGTCGGAGTCGCGGTCCAGCGGCACGTACGAACAGCTCTTCCTGGCGCTTGCCAAGGAGGCGCTCGAAGGGCTCGAAGGCGCTGTGACCATCGAGGTCGCTCCGGCCGATGCGGCGCTTGCTTCGCGCGCTGCAGAGGCTGCGGGGTTGTCGGCCACGATCGATCCGACGCTGCAGACTGCGGGCGGCTTGGTCGTCGAGGCGTTTGACGGACGCATCGTCCGCCGCAATACCCTCGAGGACCGTCTCGACCGCACGCGTCAAATGCTCCAGGCCGATGTGGCGAAGGTACTGTTCTCATGA
- a CDS encoding ATPase, with amino-acid sequence MADAVKTLGAALAMGISAMAAGYAQARIGSAGQGTLAERPEERVFVLTLTALPEVIVLLGFVMAILLNG; translated from the coding sequence ATGGCAGACGCCGTCAAGACGCTCGGCGCCGCACTGGCCATGGGTATCTCGGCAATGGCAGCAGGCTACGCGCAGGCCAGGATCGGCTCCGCCGGTCAGGGTACCCTCGCTGAGCGTCCGGAAGAGCGCGTCTTCGTGCTCACCCTCACCGCTCTGCCTGAGGTTATCGTCCTGCTCGGCTTCGTTATGGCAATCCTCCTCAACGGCTAG
- a CDS encoding V-type ATPase 116kDa subunit family protein, with product MVDVLVPMAKVEIIGPKGLFLDVVSALHEQGKIHIEDLSKKIQSGEVALDRMEIAGDEVKTYDQLDELLIRVRAILKTLSEPEGGIDPKSRTVEYERLWHLKPDELAVEISSAIGEVEEKTADLASLHTQTESELALLARYEPILSKIQPLAKQLVVTGQFDSVALLVERRYKEGLEHLQVELDKLTKSQCEILSTDIDETTTAAIVVYARQYAEPVHKFLAMENVNQIRLPQDFQEMPLDVAYQNIRQRREELPAELDKIRSELTEMAHKWYTKLATARDVLVDRIDEIVAIPQFGRTEYAFMIDGWVPVADLPEVEADLKKQFGDDIVVSQLEITEKDFANAPVALDNPGYLKPFESLMGVMGKPMYGTYDPTWMLALFYPLFFGMIVGDIGYGLVMLGTVIWLRMKFPDNDGVQLATAVLGPAATSVIIFGFVFGEFFGNLLGPQFANLIQPIYSLNGAIGFGTVPAGATQLLPFERTSTEMLIPFLIIAIVVGLVQVLLGLALGIYNGIKTKHWSHVYEKGGIVAFVVGFVFLILMVVFGALLTVSVGSTWALVLQAAAALLLFMGLFYAIKGGSINGGIESILALTHIASYLRIMAVGLAGAIFATAVNGIAIKMGNPVIGLLLAVPLQILNFVICAFTPTIHAIRLNFLEFFGGFFETSNKEYKPFHKTGGE from the coding sequence GTGGTCGACGTGCTAGTCCCGATGGCAAAGGTCGAGATCATAGGCCCGAAGGGCTTGTTTCTCGACGTCGTGAGTGCGCTTCACGAACAAGGCAAGATCCACATCGAGGACCTCTCGAAGAAGATCCAGAGCGGCGAGGTCGCACTCGACCGCATGGAGATCGCGGGCGACGAGGTCAAGACGTACGACCAGCTCGATGAGCTGCTCATACGTGTGCGCGCCATCCTCAAGACGCTCTCGGAGCCTGAGGGAGGCATAGACCCGAAGTCGCGCACGGTCGAGTACGAGCGCCTCTGGCACCTCAAGCCAGACGAGCTCGCTGTCGAGATCTCCTCGGCGATCGGCGAGGTCGAAGAGAAGACGGCGGACTTGGCTTCGCTGCATACGCAGACCGAGTCAGAGCTCGCACTTCTCGCTCGCTACGAGCCGATCCTGTCCAAGATCCAACCGCTCGCAAAGCAGCTGGTCGTCACCGGGCAGTTCGATAGCGTGGCGCTGCTGGTCGAGCGCCGCTACAAGGAGGGCCTCGAGCACCTGCAGGTCGAGCTGGACAAGCTCACGAAGTCGCAGTGCGAGATCCTCTCTACCGATATCGACGAGACGACCACGGCGGCAATCGTCGTCTACGCTCGCCAGTACGCCGAGCCGGTTCACAAGTTCCTCGCGATGGAGAACGTCAACCAGATTCGTCTGCCGCAGGACTTCCAGGAGATGCCGCTCGACGTCGCCTACCAGAACATCCGTCAGCGTCGCGAAGAACTGCCGGCCGAGCTGGACAAGATTCGTAGCGAACTCACCGAGATGGCGCACAAGTGGTACACGAAGCTGGCCACGGCTCGCGACGTGCTGGTCGACCGCATCGACGAGATCGTCGCGATCCCGCAGTTCGGCCGCACCGAATATGCGTTCATGATCGACGGTTGGGTCCCGGTTGCGGATCTTCCCGAGGTTGAAGCCGACCTCAAGAAGCAGTTCGGCGACGACATCGTGGTTTCGCAGCTCGAGATCACCGAGAAGGACTTCGCCAACGCCCCGGTGGCTCTGGACAACCCCGGCTACCTCAAGCCTTTCGAGTCGCTCATGGGTGTCATGGGCAAGCCGATGTACGGCACCTACGACCCGACCTGGATGTTGGCGCTCTTCTACCCGCTGTTCTTCGGCATGATCGTAGGAGACATCGGCTACGGACTCGTCATGCTCGGCACGGTCATCTGGCTGCGCATGAAGTTCCCGGACAACGACGGTGTCCAGCTCGCAACAGCGGTGCTTGGCCCCGCGGCAACCTCGGTAATCATCTTCGGATTCGTCTTTGGCGAGTTCTTCGGCAACCTGCTGGGTCCGCAGTTCGCAAACCTCATCCAGCCGATCTACAGCCTCAACGGAGCCATCGGATTCGGAACCGTTCCGGCTGGCGCCACGCAGCTGTTGCCGTTCGAACGTACCTCGACGGAGATGTTGATTCCGTTCCTCATCATCGCCATTGTGGTCGGGCTCGTGCAGGTGCTGCTGGGTCTAGCACTAGGCATCTATAACGGGATCAAGACGAAGCACTGGTCTCATGTATATGAGAAGGGCGGCATCGTCGCGTTCGTTGTTGGCTTTGTCTTCCTGATCCTGATGGTCGTCTTCGGTGCACTGCTGACCGTGAGCGTTGGCAGCACGTGGGCTCTGGTGCTTCAGGCCGCAGCCGCGCTGCTCCTGTTCATGGGTCTGTTCTACGCAATCAAGGGTGGCTCCATCAACGGAGGCATTGAATCCATCCTTGCGCTGACCCACATTGCGAGCTATCTGCGAATCATGGCCGTCGGCCTCGCCGGCGCCATCTTCGCCACGGCCGTCAACGGGATCGCCATCAAGATGGGCAACCCAGTCATCGGTCTTCTGTTGGCTGTTCCGCTGCAGATTCTGAACTTCGTCATCTGCGCGTTCACGCCAACAATTCACGCGATTCGTCTGAACTTCCTCGAGTTCTTCGGGGGGTTCTTTGAGACGAGTAACAAGGAGTACAAGCCGTTCCACAAGACCGGAGGGGAGTAG
- a CDS encoding V-type ATPase subunit subunit G family protein — MDDSKVVEEIRLHQETIASDANTPLHLIREKELEISGQVLAAKREADEIIATARKKAAELVNIAESEGGAGAASRDAEIRAKADAEANTLRTDAKAEADRIQAQVDARRDDAVRLVLDAVSVV, encoded by the coding sequence GTGGACGACAGTAAGGTCGTCGAAGAGATTCGGCTGCACCAGGAGACGATCGCATCGGATGCGAACACTCCGTTGCACCTCATTCGCGAGAAGGAACTGGAGATCTCGGGCCAGGTTCTGGCCGCCAAGCGTGAGGCTGACGAGATTATCGCCACCGCTCGCAAGAAGGCCGCTGAGCTCGTGAACATCGCAGAGAGCGAAGGCGGTGCCGGTGCGGCCAGCCGGGACGCCGAGATTCGTGCGAAGGCAGACGCCGAAGCTAACACGCTTCGCACCGACGCCAAGGCAGAGGCCGATAGGATTCAAGCTCAGGTCGATGCGCGCCGCGATGATGCGGTGCGTCTTGTGCTGGACGCCGTGTCCGTTGTCTAG